The following proteins are encoded in a genomic region of Diadema setosum chromosome 18, eeDiaSeto1, whole genome shotgun sequence:
- the LOC140241394 gene encoding nanos homolog 1-like: MDQETGNQFFDFDQVRGPFNSYLGSNECKATVTKKSGSQDLGMRYQYPALRKDGDAAGCLSTGSRWLSNEGILPDITALRGRDGSDGPLSRSVPWCVFCKNNGESLQVYGSHALKSIDGKTTCPVLRAYRCPICRATRDEAHTIKYCPLLKKKKLPGSAGPGSTSDVSTAGLYFKTPRNATGRLRSCDTR; encoded by the coding sequence ATGGACCAAGAGACGGGCAACCAGTTCTTTGATTTCGATCAGGTGCGAGGCCCGTTCAATAGCTACCTGGGGTCGAACGAATGTAAAGCGACAGTGACGAAAAAGAGTGGATCCCAGGACCTAGGGATGAGATACCAGTATCCGGCCTTACGGAAGGATGGCGATGCAGCTGGGTGTCTGTCAACTGGTAGCCGTTGGCTGAGCAACGAGGGGATTCTACCAGACATCACCGCTCTACGAGGACGAGATGGAAGTGATGGACCACTCAGCAGATCAGTGCCCTGGTGCGTTTTCTGCaaaaacaatggtgaaagtttgcagGTCTACGGAAGCCATGCGCTGAAGTCCATAGACGGAAAAACTACCTGTCCTGTGCTTCGGGCATACAGATGCCCGATTTGTCGCGCCACCAGGGACGAGGCTCACACCATTAAGTACTGTCCGttattaaagaagaaaaagctGCCTGGGTCAGCAGGGCCGGGATCTACCAGTGACGTCAGCACAGCGGGGCTGTATTTCAAAACCCCACGGAATGCTACCGGACGGCTTAGGAGCTGTGATACTAGGTAG